One Clostridia bacterium genomic region harbors:
- the ftsH gene encoding ATP-dependent zinc metalloprotease FtsH: protein MNSTVKQVVFWLVIVLSGVLLWQVVKAGGSGVKEKEINFSEYRSQVNQGKVQSVVVQGSEVRGTYRDEKATFHTTVPPNNYPEMYKELSEKGVNITVRDNSTGGYGTWLLNLAPLILLGALWFIMIRQMQTGGNKALSFGKSRARLLSMQQKKVTFKDVAGVDEAKEELREIIEFLREAQKFQKLGGRIPKGVLLVGPPGTGKTLLARAVAGEANVPFFSISGSDFVEMFVGVGASRVRDLFEQGKKNAPCIIFIDEIDAVGRHRGAGLGGGHDEREQTLNQLLVEMDGFESNEGVILIAATNRPDVLDPALLRPGRFDRRVVVSRPDVRGREEILRVHTRKIPMNDDVDLSVLARGTPGFSGADLANMVNEAALNAARQNRKTVLMYDFELAKDKVLMGAERKSMILSDEEKRVTAYHEAGHALVAVKMKHSDPLHKVTIIPRGMALGVTMQLPIDDKHTYTRDYLETRLAIMMGGRIAEELFLTTMTTGAGNDIEQASELARKMVCEFGMSKMGPITFGKKEEQIFLGREISQHRDFSEATAIQIDEEVKRFVNNGYQSAYEILNSNHEVMHNIAKALLEREVLDANELQAIIEGKQLAARVTPSSDNDGGNVQQVLKPEPNRQPVRNPGERPAQA from the coding sequence GTGAATTCGACGGTTAAACAGGTCGTGTTCTGGCTGGTGATTGTACTGTCTGGCGTCCTGCTCTGGCAGGTCGTCAAGGCGGGTGGATCTGGCGTTAAGGAAAAGGAAATCAACTTCTCGGAGTACCGGTCACAGGTGAACCAGGGCAAGGTTCAGAGCGTGGTCGTTCAGGGCTCCGAAGTTCGCGGTACGTATCGCGACGAAAAAGCCACATTCCACACCACGGTCCCGCCGAACAACTACCCTGAGATGTACAAAGAGTTGTCGGAAAAGGGCGTCAACATCACGGTTCGCGATAACAGCACTGGCGGCTACGGCACCTGGCTGCTCAATCTCGCACCGCTCATTCTGCTGGGCGCTCTCTGGTTCATCATGATTCGCCAGATGCAGACCGGCGGAAACAAGGCGCTTTCCTTCGGCAAGAGCCGCGCTCGCCTGCTCTCCATGCAGCAGAAGAAGGTGACGTTTAAGGACGTTGCCGGCGTAGACGAGGCTAAGGAAGAACTGCGCGAGATCATCGAGTTCCTGCGCGAGGCGCAGAAATTCCAGAAGCTGGGCGGACGCATTCCGAAAGGCGTGTTGCTGGTCGGACCTCCGGGAACGGGCAAGACCCTTCTTGCGCGTGCGGTTGCCGGCGAAGCCAACGTGCCTTTCTTCAGTATTTCTGGTTCTGACTTTGTCGAAATGTTCGTAGGCGTGGGCGCAAGCCGCGTTCGTGACCTGTTCGAACAGGGCAAGAAGAATGCTCCCTGCATCATCTTCATCGACGAAATCGACGCCGTTGGACGTCATCGTGGCGCAGGCCTCGGCGGCGGACACGACGAGCGCGAGCAGACACTGAACCAGTTGCTGGTCGAAATGGACGGCTTCGAATCGAACGAAGGCGTCATCCTTATCGCTGCGACGAACCGTCCTGACGTGCTGGACCCGGCGCTCCTGCGCCCCGGCCGCTTCGATCGCCGCGTGGTTGTCTCCCGTCCAGACGTTCGTGGGCGTGAAGAAATCCTGCGCGTACACACGCGCAAGATTCCGATGAACGACGACGTTGATCTTTCCGTCCTGGCTCGTGGCACACCGGGTTTTTCCGGTGCCGACCTGGCCAACATGGTTAACGAAGCTGCTCTGAATGCCGCGCGCCAGAACCGCAAGACGGTTCTGATGTACGACTTTGAGCTCGCAAAGGACAAGGTCCTGATGGGCGCCGAGCGCAAGTCCATGATTCTCTCGGACGAGGAGAAGCGCGTCACGGCGTATCACGAAGCTGGGCACGCGCTGGTTGCGGTCAAGATGAAACATTCGGACCCACTGCACAAGGTGACCATCATCCCGCGCGGTATGGCGCTGGGCGTCACCATGCAACTCCCGATCGACGACAAACACACGTACACGCGTGACTATCTCGAGACGCGTCTGGCCATCATGATGGGCGGCCGCATCGCCGAGGAGCTGTTCCTGACGACGATGACCACCGGAGCCGGGAACGACATCGAGCAGGCGTCTGAACTGGCGCGCAAGATGGTGTGCGAGTTCGGCATGAGCAAGATGGGGCCCATAACGTTCGGCAAGAAGGAAGAGCAGATATTCCTTGGCCGCGAGATCAGCCAGCATCGCGACTTCAGCGAGGCGACTGCAATCCAGATCGACGAAGAGGTCAAGCGCTTCGTCAACAACGGCTACCAGAGCGCGTACGAGATTCTGAACTCGAACCACGAGGTGATGCACAACATTGCCAAGGCGCTGCTGGAGCGTGAGGTGCTCGACGCCAACGAACTCCAGGCGATCATCGAAGGCAAACAGCTTGCTGCTCGCGTTACGCCTTCGTCTGACAACGATGGTGGCAATGTGCAGCAGGTGCTCAAGCCCGAGCCGAATCGCCAGCCAGTCAGGAATCCCGGCGAACGGCCGGCGCAAGCGTGA
- a CDS encoding phosphoribosyltransferase family protein: MTKETGLPHSMKTVVTAEQMQKRIRDIGRQISSDYEGKELHVIGVLENGFVFMADLIRALDLSLVCNFVKPYFREMLQGNIATTEIFFAPELEVRDKHVLLVEGLMQSGITTEFLIRNLTARGAASVRLAVMVDRPSQRRVLLQPDYFGFLIDEGYVIGYGLGGPLLGRNLAYLASADEDLQPSI, translated from the coding sequence TTGACCAAGGAAACAGGACTGCCCCACAGCATGAAGACCGTAGTTACTGCCGAACAGATGCAGAAGCGCATCCGGGACATCGGCCGGCAGATTTCGAGCGACTACGAAGGAAAGGAACTGCACGTCATCGGCGTCCTGGAGAACGGCTTTGTTTTTATGGCTGACCTCATTCGCGCTCTTGACCTTTCTCTGGTCTGCAACTTTGTAAAGCCGTACTTCCGGGAGATGCTGCAAGGCAACATCGCCACGACGGAAATCTTCTTTGCTCCAGAATTGGAAGTCAGAGACAAGCACGTCCTCCTGGTTGAGGGCCTGATGCAGTCGGGGATCACGACCGAGTTCCTGATTAGAAATCTCACTGCCCGTGGCGCGGCCTCGGTCAGACTGGCGGTAATGGTGGATCGCCCATCACAGCGCAGGGTGCTGCTGCAACCGGACTATTTTGGCTTCCTGATCGACGAGGGCTATGTGATCGGATATGGCCTGGGAGGGCCCCTGCTTGGCCGGAATCTGGCTTATCTTGCCTCTGCCGATGAAGACCTGCAGCCCTCTATTTGA